ATGAAATCTGCGAATTTAGTCGAAGGTTCAACGAAGTGAGAAGTTAAAAGTGAACCTGAAAGACCAATTTGCAAGATTAAGCGATCGATCGCGCTTGCTCCGATCGGTTCTTCGAGCTGTTGTGGAATTGTGATAATAGACCCAGGTTCAAAGCTGTATTGAAACTTCTCAATCAGCATTTCGCTCTCAGAATTAATTTGATTGAGAAACAGTGCCCCGAATGGAACCTGTAGCGTTTCCAGAGATTTTAGAAAGCGTTCTGATTCACATAAACTCAACCATTCTGCGATCGCTACAATAAAGCAAGCAGCGCGCGATCGATCTTGCAGCAATTGCCGTCCGTCTGTTAAGTCACGCTGCATCGATTCGAGAAAACGATCGACCTCATCGGGAGTGTAGCGTCCGGTAAAGGTTTCGCTGATGGTGCGATGTTTTTGCTGAAAGAGTTCCAATGCAGATAGAAACTCTTGGAGAAAATCCATGAGATTAAACAGCGCTAAGGTGTGACCGCTCGGAGCCATATCTACCACAATGCGATCGACGATGCGATCGTTCAGAAGTCGCTGAATTTCGAGAATTCCCATCAGTTCATCGAGTCCCGACCAGCCCAGATCCCACACCGAAGACAAATCTCCTTTCTCCGCAAAGCTGCCCCGCTCGACTAACCGTTCCAGAATCTCACCATAGTTCGCCTTAAACTCCTTCAGCAGCAGTCCCGCATCTAATGCCCTGACGCTTAAATTGGGCAAATCCTCAACTGTTTGAGCCGTGTTGCTCACTTCTATTTGCAGCACATCGCCCAGTGAATGCGCTGGATCAGTTGAAAGGAGCAAAATTCGCTCCTTGGGAAACTGTTTTGCCCAGTGTCGTGCAAATCCACTAGAGAGCGTTGATTTTCCCACGCCTCCCTTCCCGCTAAACATTGCTAAATGTAGAGAATTAAAGGAGTTTAGAGTTTTCATCGTTCAGAAGGGCGAGTTTGGGCACAATCACTCATAGTCTTCCCCAAAACCCGACCAATTATGAGTGAGCTATTTAAAGGATTTGAGCAACTATTAGAACTTGCCAAACTGCTCGAAGAAAAAGCAGAAAAAGGTGAAATCAAAGCCAATGTGCAAGTGAATCGGGCAGCTTTTAGCAGCATTCCTCGCAATACAGGAATTGGCGTGAGCCGCCCTCAACCCGCTCAGCCTTCTGCTCCAGAGGTGGTGATTACGCCCCCGCCTGCAAATCCTGTGTCGCTACAAAGCATCGGGGGATTGGGTGATGTCTTGAAAGAGTTGCGGGAATTGGTCGAACTGCCGCTGAAGCGACCAGAAGTTTTAGAAAAATTAGGGCTTGAGCCTCCCCGCGGAGTGCTGCTTACAGGTTCACCCGGAACCGGAAAAACCTTGACCGCCCGATCGCTCGCTAACGAATTGGGCGTGAACTACATTGCGATCGCCGCTCCCGAAGTCATGGGCAAATATTATGGGGAAGCAGAAGCCCGACTTCGCAGCATTTTCGAGAAAGCGGCAGCTTCGGCTCCCTGCATTGTGTTTATCGATGAGATTGACAGCCTTGCGCCCGATCGCGCCAAAGTCGAAGGCGAAGTCGAAAAGCGCGTTGTGGCTCAGTTGCTCACCTTAATGGATGGATTCGCGCAAACGAAAGGTGTGATTGTTCTCGCAGCAACGAATCGACCGGATCATCTCGATCCAGCCCTACGGCGACCGGGACGCTTTGATCGCGAAATCCAATTCCGAGTGCCCGATCGCAGCGGACGCTTAGAAATTCTCAAGATTCTGACGCGATCGATGCCGCTCAATTCTGTGGATCTTGATGCGATCGCAGATCTCACGGTCGGCATGGTCGGTGCAGATCTCAAAGCAGTTTGTCAAAAAGCAGCTTATACCGCCTTGCGACGACAAGTACCTTCATTAGAAGCAGTTCCGAATGAATTGATGATCGAACAGACGGATTTTCTGCAGGCACTCAAAGAAATTAAACCTTCGGTACTGCGATCGGTTGAAGTTGAATCTCCTAACGTTTCTTGGGAGCAGATCGGCGGACTCGAAGACATCAAACGCACCTTACAAGAAGCCGTCGAAGGTGCAATGCTCTATCCTGAACTGTACCAGCGCACTGGAGCGAAAGCACCTCGCGGCATCTTACTGTGGGGACTGCCCGGAACAGGTAAAACTTTGTTAGCCAAAGCCGTTGCTTCTCAAGCCAGAGCAAACTTTATTACGGTGAATGGTGCAGAGTTGATGAGCCGCTGGGTCGGAGCCGCAGAACAAGAAGTTCGCGATTTATTCAACAAAGCGCGTCAAGCTTCGCCCTGTGTGGTGTTCATTGATGAAATTGATACGTTAGCCCCTATGCGCGGTAAGTTTAGCGGCGATTCGGGGGTGAGCGATCGCGTCGTCGGTCAACTCCTGACTGAACTCGATGGTCTACAAGACTGTGGCACAGTGCTATTGATCGGAGCAACGAATCGCCCTGATGAACTCGATCCAGCTTTACTTCGGGCTGGACGGTTAGATTTACAAATTCAAGTCTCTCTACCGGATCAATCCAGTCGTTTGGAAATTCTCCGAGTGCATAATGCCGATCGACCTTTAGCCGAGGTTGATCTAGACGTGATCGCCCATTCAACCGAAGGCTGGAACGGTGCAGACTTGGCGCTTTTGAGTAATCAAGCCGCGCTGCAAGCTGTTCGACGCTATCGCGCTTTAGGCATGAGCGAACCGACTGACTTACAGATTACCGGAGAAGACTTCGCGATCGCCTATCAAGCCTTACTCAGTCAGCGACGTTAGCGGAGTCTGTCTTCTGGTTTACCAAGTTATCTCGATCGGAAGAATCTTACAAAGGTCGATCGAGCTATCGTCTAAACCAGAAATGAATTCAGAGTAAACACCTATGACAAATAATCCAGACTTATCCTCCCCTGAAACCGCTCAACCTGGAAGAGGTGCAGCAGGAAACGATCATTGGGCTGTTCAAACCGCACAGCCGACTGATGTCAATGCTCCGGATGAACGCATTCCCTCTGGGGTCAATGTTGAAAAGAACATTCATCAGCTTGAAGAAGCAGTCGAAGCAGAATCTGACACAGATCTAAAGACAACCGATGGCTATGTAATCACTGAGTCTGGTCAGATCAACAATTTTGCAGTTGAACCCCCGATGTACTACGAAGATAACAACGGTAATCGCGTCGATTTACCAAGCTAGTTGCTTCGTTTGAAGTGCAGTAACCAGAAGTGCAATAACTAATCGGCGGTGAGAGGCAGAATGAATCCAAGCCTTCGCCGCTTTCGGTTGGTCAATTTTCTACAGGCTGCAGTGTTGTAGAGCTAATTTGGCATCAATGTTAATACTCTAGGTTTATTCCTTAGAGCGACGAGTATCAATTAATGTCCAGTGTTGCTGAATTTAGAGCCTGCTTAAAATTACTGACTGTCTTCATAGAAACACAAGCAATTTAATATTTTTGCTGAAGCATTGTTTCTCTCCAGACTAGATGCGACACGACGGCTACCGCTGTTTGGGTTTGTCATTCTCAACGTTAAAAATTCCCCTAATCTTCGTATGTATTCTCCTCAATCGTTTGATGGGCAAAAAGTTTTAGTAACTGGCGCAACGGGTTTCATAGGCTCTCATCTTTGCCAGCGCTTGATTCACTGTGATGCCACTGTATATGGCGTGTCTCGCTATAAGCAATTCTCTGAAGATGGTTCGATTCAATGGTTACAGGCAGATGTCAGAAACTTTGATGAAATGCAGCAGATTTTTACGAGCATTAAGCCCGATATTGTCTTTCACTTAGCGAGCTATGTTTCGGGTTCACGCAGTATCGATGCTGTGCGATCGACTCTCGAAAACAATCTCCTCAGCACCGTGAATCTATTAACCCTAATGGCGGAAGCCGGCGGACGCAGAATCATTTTGGCAGGGTCACTGGAAGAACCAGATGTAGGCGATGCTCCGATTCCTTCATCACCCTATGCCGCAGCGAAATGGTCGAGTAGCGCTTATGCGCAAATGTTCTATCAGCTTTACCAAGTGCCGATCGTCAATGCGCGAATTTTCATGGTGTACGGCCCTGCTCAAAAAGACATCAAAAAGTTAATTCCCTATGTGACGCTTTCGATGCTGGAAGGAAAAGCACCCGAACTCAGCAGCGGTCAGCGACAAATCGACTGGATTTATGTCGAGGATCTCGTC
The genomic region above belongs to Cyanobacteria bacterium FACHB-DQ100 and contains:
- a CDS encoding ArsA family ATPase, whose protein sequence is MFSGKGGVGKSTLSSGFARHWAKQFPKERILLLSTDPAHSLGDVLQIEVSNTAQTVEDLPNLSVRALDAGLLLKEFKANYGEILERLVERGSFAEKGDLSSVWDLGWSGLDELMGILEIQRLLNDRIVDRIVVDMAPSGHTLALFNLMDFLQEFLSALELFQQKHRTISETFTGRYTPDEVDRFLESMQRDLTDGRQLLQDRSRAACFIVAIAEWLSLCESERFLKSLETLQVPFGALFLNQINSESEMLIEKFQYSFEPGSIITIPQQLEEPIGASAIDRLILQIGLSGSLLTSHFVEPSTKFADFILEGRKLILVGGKGGVGKTTVAAAIALNLAQQHPDKKIRVISIDPAHSLGDAFGTQLRHQPTEILSNLSAQEIDAREMLDEFRSTYLWELADMMSGTTQDETLQIAYTPEAWRKIMAQALPGIEEMLSLIEVMELLDSQAQDLIILDTAPTGHLLRFLEMPSVLSNWLAWIFKLWLKYQDVAGHTELMSRLRTLRQRVVQTHKKLQNPEHTEFIAVMQNRSTILAETERLIKSLEQLQVYQRYIVHNRAVDRLDSCVDKTIVTLPNISAELPPFAQLEKVAELLR
- a CDS encoding AAA family ATPase, whose product is MSELFKGFEQLLELAKLLEEKAEKGEIKANVQVNRAAFSSIPRNTGIGVSRPQPAQPSAPEVVITPPPANPVSLQSIGGLGDVLKELRELVELPLKRPEVLEKLGLEPPRGVLLTGSPGTGKTLTARSLANELGVNYIAIAAPEVMGKYYGEAEARLRSIFEKAAASAPCIVFIDEIDSLAPDRAKVEGEVEKRVVAQLLTLMDGFAQTKGVIVLAATNRPDHLDPALRRPGRFDREIQFRVPDRSGRLEILKILTRSMPLNSVDLDAIADLTVGMVGADLKAVCQKAAYTALRRQVPSLEAVPNELMIEQTDFLQALKEIKPSVLRSVEVESPNVSWEQIGGLEDIKRTLQEAVEGAMLYPELYQRTGAKAPRGILLWGLPGTGKTLLAKAVASQARANFITVNGAELMSRWVGAAEQEVRDLFNKARQASPCVVFIDEIDTLAPMRGKFSGDSGVSDRVVGQLLTELDGLQDCGTVLLIGATNRPDELDPALLRAGRLDLQIQVSLPDQSSRLEILRVHNADRPLAEVDLDVIAHSTEGWNGADLALLSNQAALQAVRRYRALGMSEPTDLQITGEDFAIAYQALLSQRR
- a CDS encoding NAD-dependent epimerase/dehydratase family protein translates to MYSPQSFDGQKVLVTGATGFIGSHLCQRLIHCDATVYGVSRYKQFSEDGSIQWLQADVRNFDEMQQIFTSIKPDIVFHLASYVSGSRSIDAVRSTLENNLLSTVNLLTLMAEAGGRRIILAGSLEEPDVGDAPIPSSPYAAAKWSSSAYAQMFYQLYQVPIVNARIFMVYGPAQKDIKKLIPYVTLSMLEGKAPELSSGQRQIDWIYVEDLVDGLIATAQAPGVEGCTFELGSSTLTPISTLVEQINQLINPSIRPQFGALPDRPMEQVRAAKIAQSISKLGWKPKTSLQQGLRRTVEWYTAHRDLYVL